The following coding sequences are from one Methanosarcina sp. WWM596 window:
- a CDS encoding cation diffusion facilitator family transporter codes for MEHEERFEKAVQVTGAGLFLNLGLTLFKLFAGILGNSAAMVADAVHSLSDFLTDIVVIFGFKVAKKPVDESHNYGHGKIETLSASLVGLMLFVVAGQIFIYGLRRTLLFVEGETLEQPALIALYAALLSVISKELMYHYTILHARKINSMALTANAWHHRSDAFSSFCTMIGIGAAIFLGGKWVILDPLMAVFLSIIILNIALKIFRSSINELIEASLDEETEGKIRQIIQKTEGVKTLSNLKTRKIGNNIAVDVRIKVDNALDIGEANRISIHVEHNLKKAFGSYTYVLVKAEPYEREPTGNPEDGKIPEHPVHSEKKEVCLRKQSIKKG; via the coding sequence ATGGAACATGAAGAAAGGTTTGAGAAGGCTGTCCAGGTTACTGGTGCCGGGCTTTTCTTGAACCTCGGGCTAACTCTTTTCAAGTTATTTGCAGGAATTCTTGGGAACAGTGCAGCAATGGTTGCAGATGCTGTCCATTCCCTTTCGGATTTTTTGACTGACATTGTGGTGATCTTTGGCTTCAAGGTTGCAAAAAAGCCAGTGGATGAAAGCCATAACTACGGACACGGGAAAATTGAGACTCTCAGTGCAAGCCTTGTTGGGCTCATGCTTTTTGTGGTTGCCGGGCAGATTTTTATTTACGGGCTTCGGAGGACTCTGCTGTTTGTAGAAGGAGAGACCCTTGAGCAGCCTGCCCTTATTGCTCTTTATGCAGCCCTGCTTTCCGTAATCTCAAAAGAACTCATGTACCACTATACAATCCTGCATGCCCGGAAGATCAACAGCATGGCTCTAACCGCGAATGCCTGGCACCATCGTTCTGATGCTTTTTCCTCGTTCTGTACCATGATTGGAATCGGAGCTGCAATCTTCCTGGGAGGAAAATGGGTTATACTCGATCCTTTGATGGCGGTTTTTCTTAGTATTATCATTCTGAATATCGCCCTGAAGATATTCCGCAGCAGCATAAACGAACTCATAGAAGCCTCTCTTGATGAAGAAACCGAAGGTAAAATCAGACAGATTATTCAGAAAACCGAAGGAGTAAAAACTCTCTCAAACCTCAAGACCCGGAAGATAGGAAATAATATTGCTGTGGATGTCCGCATCAAAGTTGACAATGCCCTTGACATCGGAGAGGCAAACCGAATTTCCATCCACGTGGAACATAACCTGAAAAAAGCCTTCGGGTCCTATACCTATGTCCTTGTAAAAGCCGAACCCTATGAACGCGAACCCACAGGAAACCCCGAGGACGGAAAAATTCCGGAACATCCAGTACATTCTGAAAAAAAAGAAGTCTGCCTTCGAAAGCAATCGATAAAAAAGGGGTAA
- a CDS encoding acylphosphatase, which yields MTSGETVRAAILVSGRVQGVGFRRFARNAAVRFGVDCNPINLRDGRVFVLAEGRREALELLINELRKGPTFAHVEDVDVTFEKALGNVYELS from the coding sequence GTGACCTCTGGAGAAACTGTACGGGCGGCTATCCTTGTATCCGGAAGGGTTCAAGGCGTGGGTTTTCGAAGGTTTGCGAGAAACGCTGCAGTTCGCTTTGGGGTGGACTGCAACCCTATAAACCTCAGGGATGGAAGGGTTTTTGTTCTCGCTGAAGGCAGACGGGAAGCTCTCGAACTTCTGATAAATGAGCTTCGGAAAGGGCCTACTTTTGCCCACGTAGAAGATGTTGATGTCACTTTTGAAAAAGCCCTGGGAAACGTTTATGAGCTTTCTTGA
- a CDS encoding class I SAM-dependent methyltransferase family protein gives MHRIIRIPPEKGEEIREKAVVEKFLDTTRKIRRIQTEESTFLEIPVTEAAGEKVGDFPVTEQEYPEFLEKTGSMKEYLKGSLSETELSQVPSGWHILGDIIIVSIPDTLESKKIQIAKALLSMYPKCKSVVRDFGIEGQFRQPKRELLLGTSTETIHKEHGCFFKQDVTKVMYSKGNLEERKKMSKLGKGEVVVDMFAGIGYFSIPVAVHAHPEKIISIEINPESFAYLKENIRLNHVEAIITPILGDCSQAAPEGEADRVIMGYVGTTHHYLETAIKSLKISGGILHYHETVPENLARTRPEERIKKAARCLGKKVEILTTRRIKKYSPGVLHVVVDARIFE, from the coding sequence ATGCATAGAATAATCCGGATTCCGCCTGAAAAAGGAGAAGAAATCAGGGAAAAAGCAGTTGTCGAGAAATTCCTGGACACTACGAGAAAAATCCGACGAATCCAGACCGAAGAAAGTACTTTTCTCGAAATCCCGGTAACTGAGGCTGCAGGAGAAAAGGTAGGAGATTTTCCGGTAACTGAACAGGAATACCCTGAATTTCTGGAAAAAACCGGGTCCATGAAAGAATACCTGAAAGGTTCCCTTTCCGAAACCGAACTTTCTCAGGTCCCTTCCGGCTGGCACATTTTAGGAGATATAATAATAGTCAGCATCCCCGATACGCTCGAAAGCAAGAAAATTCAGATTGCAAAAGCCCTGCTTTCTATGTACCCGAAATGCAAAAGTGTTGTCAGAGATTTTGGGATCGAAGGGCAGTTCCGTCAGCCAAAAAGAGAACTCCTCCTCGGAACCTCCACCGAAACTATCCACAAAGAACATGGCTGCTTTTTCAAGCAGGATGTAACAAAAGTGATGTACTCCAAAGGGAACCTTGAAGAAAGGAAAAAGATGAGCAAACTCGGGAAGGGAGAGGTTGTTGTAGATATGTTCGCAGGAATAGGGTATTTTTCAATTCCCGTGGCTGTTCATGCGCATCCGGAAAAAATCATCTCGATAGAAATAAACCCTGAATCCTTTGCCTACCTGAAAGAAAATATCAGGCTGAACCATGTGGAGGCCATAATTACCCCGATTCTCGGAGACTGCTCACAGGCTGCTCCTGAAGGGGAAGCTGACAGAGTTATTATGGGGTATGTGGGAACAACACACCACTATCTGGAAACGGCTATTAAATCCTTGAAAATAAGCGGAGGAATCCTGCATTACCATGAAACGGTGCCTGAAAATCTCGCCAGGACGAGGCCTGAAGAAAGGATTAAAAAAGCTGCCAGATGCCTGGGAAAAAAAGTTGAGATCCTGACAACCCGAAGGATAAAGAAGTATTCTCCAGGTGTTCTGCACGTGGTCGTGGATGCACGGATTTTTGAATGA
- a CDS encoding AAA family ATPase, whose protein sequence is MKPYADNLEHLLDELSRIDLLIQSYLEISQENFPGAGDELRGLYISEAEIEQIQRNQGFGNQQETIPGIRIERLKAINAVRKKLDARKEESLKGGLELRLHILSELFGLDSFEIDILLIGLAPELDLKYEKLYSYLQNDVTKKKPTVDLVLNLLFPTIEEKIKAREYFSPAAPLLKNHIVHLSEGETSAGLSFLSRFIKIDDRIINFLLGFNEPDLKVRNYSYVVKPKSSFEDLILPSEFKSRLMSIASWSSENKFPLNLLFCGPPGSGKKTAAEAVCRQAGINLFVVDSRIFLESQFLETANLIMREALLQNSALYLQAFDALLEDNESKNSHEFLIKAFKTFPGWIFLGGKKSMEFGEGLINNSFAPCIFPLPSYEVRKQLWESCLEDYELDEKVDLDALASKFRFSGGQIRETSHIARSFSREKNPASPVLSMEDLYKGCKAQSNQKLSSLAQKTNPHYTWEDIVLPKDTLEHLKEVSGFVKYKGKVHSDWGFEKKLSLGKGLNVLFSGPPGTGKTMAAEILANEVKLDMYKIDLSSLVSKYIGETEKNLKKIFEEAETSNSILFFDEADALFGKRSEVRDSHDRYANIETAYLLQKMEEHEGTVILASNFRKNMDDAFLRRLHFTVEFPLPDDKSREDIWRKTFPEETPIANDVDFAFLSKFKLAGGNIKNIVLAASFLAVENSEAVGMEHVIRATKREYQKIGKLFTEADFGEYYKFCK, encoded by the coding sequence ATGAAGCCGTATGCTGATAATCTCGAACATCTTCTGGATGAACTCTCAAGAATAGACTTGCTGATACAAAGTTACCTTGAAATCTCGCAGGAGAATTTTCCAGGAGCCGGAGACGAATTAAGGGGTCTGTATATTTCGGAGGCTGAAATAGAACAGATCCAAAGAAATCAAGGCTTTGGAAACCAGCAGGAAACAATACCAGGTATAAGAATTGAAAGACTTAAGGCAATTAATGCAGTAAGAAAAAAACTCGATGCCAGAAAAGAAGAAAGCCTGAAAGGAGGTCTGGAGTTGAGGCTTCATATCCTTTCCGAACTTTTCGGGCTCGATTCTTTTGAAATAGATATACTTTTAATCGGGCTTGCCCCGGAACTGGACCTCAAATATGAAAAGCTTTACTCATATCTTCAAAACGATGTGACGAAAAAAAAGCCAACTGTAGATCTGGTTCTAAACCTGCTCTTTCCAACAATCGAGGAAAAAATTAAGGCTAGAGAGTATTTTTCGCCTGCTGCTCCCCTTCTAAAAAACCATATAGTTCATCTATCGGAAGGAGAAACAAGCGCTGGTTTGTCCTTTTTATCCCGTTTCATCAAAATTGATGACAGAATAATTAACTTTTTACTCGGGTTTAACGAACCGGACCTGAAAGTTCGGAATTATTCTTATGTAGTAAAACCCAAAAGCTCTTTTGAAGACCTGATTCTGCCTTCAGAGTTCAAAAGCAGGCTAATGAGTATTGCAAGCTGGAGCAGTGAAAACAAATTCCCTCTGAATCTTCTATTTTGCGGTCCTCCCGGAAGCGGGAAGAAAACAGCTGCAGAAGCTGTCTGCCGGCAAGCAGGAATAAACCTTTTTGTAGTAGATTCGAGGATCTTTCTTGAAAGCCAGTTTCTTGAAACTGCAAATCTTATAATGCGAGAAGCGCTCCTGCAAAATTCTGCACTGTATCTGCAAGCTTTCGATGCACTTTTAGAAGATAATGAGTCAAAGAATTCTCACGAATTCCTGATCAAAGCCTTTAAAACTTTTCCAGGATGGATATTTTTGGGAGGAAAAAAATCCATGGAATTCGGTGAAGGTTTGATAAATAATAGTTTTGCTCCATGTATCTTTCCTCTGCCCTCATATGAGGTTCGTAAACAGCTATGGGAGTCCTGCCTGGAAGATTACGAGCTAGATGAAAAAGTGGACTTGGACGCGCTTGCGAGCAAATTCAGGTTCAGTGGTGGTCAAATAAGGGAGACTTCCCACATAGCACGCAGCTTTTCAAGAGAAAAAAATCCAGCCAGCCCGGTATTATCTATGGAAGATCTGTATAAAGGTTGCAAGGCTCAGTCAAACCAGAAACTAAGCTCCCTCGCCCAGAAAACCAACCCTCATTATACATGGGAAGATATCGTTCTTCCGAAAGACACACTGGAGCATCTAAAAGAAGTCTCTGGCTTTGTTAAATACAAAGGAAAGGTGCATTCCGACTGGGGTTTTGAAAAAAAATTGTCCCTTGGAAAAGGCCTGAATGTTCTTTTCTCAGGCCCTCCCGGAACAGGAAAAACAATGGCTGCAGAGATTCTTGCAAATGAGGTAAAGCTTGACATGTATAAAATTGATTTGTCAAGCCTTGTTAGCAAATACATCGGGGAAACCGAGAAAAATTTGAAAAAGATCTTTGAAGAGGCTGAGACAAGTAATTCGATCCTCTTCTTTGATGAGGCTGATGCCCTTTTTGGCAAGAGATCCGAAGTTCGGGATTCACATGACCGCTATGCGAACATTGAGACCGCTTATTTGCTTCAGAAAATGGAGGAACATGAAGGAACAGTGATTCTTGCAAGCAATTTCCGAAAAAACATGGACGATGCCTTTCTCCGCAGGTTACATTTCACAGTAGAGTTTCCTCTTCCTGATGATAAGTCAAGGGAAGATATCTGGCGAAAAACATTCCCTGAAGAGACTCCAATTGCAAATGATGTGGATTTTGCTTTTCTTTCAAAATTCAAGCTAGCAGGAGGAAACATCAAAAATATAGTTCTTGCTGCTTCCTTTCTCGCGGTAGAGAATTCAGAAGCAGTTGGAATGGAACATGTAATTAGAGCAACAAAAAGAGAATATCAGAAAATTGGAAAGCTTTTTACTGAAGCCGATTTTGGAGAGTATTATAAGTTTTGTAAATAA
- a CDS encoding DUF4255 domain-containing protein, with protein sequence MSDYGAITDIGETLIELLRDNMEDLIPKQSIVLASPGEIEDKDNVRLSLFLYQVIENVHLKNQEMQMKNSTTIIFPPIALDLYYMLTSHISSGEHDLTEKTREEHSILGRAIQILNDNPTLTGSVLKGNLDRNEAFHMSITSLSLDDLSKIWTTFQGKPFRPSICYLVTPVMIGSGREITVHRVVSKEAGYNRIVPE encoded by the coding sequence ATGTCGGACTACGGAGCAATAACAGACATAGGAGAAACTCTTATCGAACTGCTAAGAGATAATATGGAGGACTTGATTCCGAAACAGTCGATAGTACTGGCTTCTCCAGGAGAAATCGAAGATAAGGATAACGTACGGCTATCCCTCTTTCTTTACCAGGTTATTGAAAATGTTCATCTGAAAAACCAGGAAATGCAGATGAAAAACTCCACTACAATTATATTTCCTCCAATAGCTCTGGATCTATACTACATGTTAACATCTCATATATCTTCAGGTGAGCACGATTTGACAGAGAAAACGAGGGAAGAACATAGTATACTGGGTAGAGCCATACAGATTCTAAATGACAATCCCACCCTTACTGGCTCGGTTTTGAAAGGAAACTTAGACAGAAATGAAGCATTTCACATGTCGATTACTTCTTTGAGCTTGGATGACCTTAGCAAGATCTGGACCACTTTTCAGGGCAAGCCTTTCAGGCCTTCTATCTGCTATCTTGTCACTCCAGTAATGATTGGCTCAGGCCGCGAGATTACTGTACATAGAGTGGTGTCTAAAGAGGCTGGTTATAATCGAATTGTACCGGAGTGA
- a CDS encoding carboxypeptidase-like regulatory domain-containing protein, with translation MTFVTPYVTDKSTTYNGDAITTTLSLAISLIDDFTKKEAAGHLKVIINDGNINPVKNLSGYYILTDLADGICTVKIESELYFPEERVIDISKIKISNLMLKFSTKGPTARATSTKLKDVSKLQQGDIVEFNNLAGDAEQKKITDVDANTRKISWAGGLKYSFNTAGKTILALENPVVTIPLKPLPSYPFCDYATLIRGLLIDPGKNPVDNAKVKVANLNLETRSDKKGEFVLYFCDIKNENISIEIEKNGKNKSVNITLEEGMMKFSGKIIFP, from the coding sequence ATGACTTTTGTTACACCTTATGTCACAGATAAATCTACGACTTATAATGGAGACGCCATAACCACTACTTTATCACTAGCTATATCATTGATAGATGATTTTACAAAGAAAGAGGCTGCAGGCCATTTGAAGGTGATAATTAACGACGGGAATATAAACCCCGTTAAGAACCTGAGCGGATATTATATTCTTACTGATCTTGCGGATGGTATTTGTACAGTTAAGATTGAGTCAGAATTATACTTTCCTGAAGAAAGAGTAATTGATATTTCGAAGATAAAAATCTCAAATTTAATGTTAAAATTCTCTACTAAAGGGCCGACAGCCAGGGCTACCAGCACTAAACTTAAAGATGTTTCAAAGTTACAGCAGGGTGACATAGTCGAATTCAATAATCTCGCTGGCGATGCAGAACAGAAGAAGATTACAGATGTTGATGCTAATACTAGGAAAATTTCATGGGCGGGAGGACTTAAATATAGTTTTAATACTGCAGGCAAAACTATTCTTGCTCTTGAGAATCCTGTCGTTACAATTCCTCTTAAACCCCTGCCTTCCTACCCTTTTTGTGATTATGCAACCCTTATAAGAGGATTACTCATAGATCCAGGCAAAAATCCAGTGGATAATGCAAAGGTAAAAGTCGCAAACCTGAATCTGGAAACCAGATCCGACAAAAAGGGAGAGTTTGTACTTTATTTTTGCGATATCAAAAATGAAAATATTTCAATTGAGATTGAGAAAAACGGAAAGAATAAGTCTGTTAATATAACTTTGGAAGAGGGGATGATGAAGTTCTCAGGTAAAATAATATTTCCATAA
- a CDS encoding phage tail sheath family protein, giving the protein MPEYLTPGVYLEEFEMGARPIEGVSTSTAGFLGETERGPSIPPKLVTSLTQFMRIYGGYIENSYLAYAVNGFFSNGGQRCYIGRIVHSGASPASLTLDKMTFKAVGEGSWGKRVGVLIENASSDPQNLKPDGEKVFKLTVAYWRSENLPKDFSKPDNDGERKKKLIQIMEKVDLIEVFDELSEDKNSQDHYLKKLSDPLKNISNLILIDKDSSGRPANTEGSFFELLTENGENGEEQLSCDDISGDPNAKPGKRRGLTAFTEIDDISIVYVPDIHLLDEEGRNALRDNILTHCETMKDRFAILDIYENETDIGSLMIERPSKYGALYYPWIKIYDPLTKKQTSKPPGGYIAGIYARSDTERGVHKAPANELVRGAMDLEFQITKQEQGILNPRGINVIRSFPGRGILVWGARTCIVDALWKYINVRRLFIFIEKSIERGTQWAVFEPNNEKLWARVKATITQFLTTVWKDGALMGTKPEEAFFVKCDRSTMTQDDIDNGRLICIIGIAPVKPAEFVIFRIAQWAGGSAATE; this is encoded by the coding sequence ATGCCAGAATATTTGACACCAGGCGTATATTTAGAAGAGTTTGAAATGGGTGCTAGACCTATTGAAGGGGTAAGCACGAGTACTGCAGGGTTTCTAGGTGAAACGGAACGGGGACCCTCAATTCCTCCCAAATTAGTAACAAGTTTGACCCAGTTTATGCGTATTTATGGAGGATATATCGAAAATTCATATTTAGCTTATGCAGTAAATGGCTTTTTTTCAAATGGGGGTCAGCGCTGCTATATAGGGAGAATTGTCCATAGTGGGGCCTCACCAGCTAGTTTGACTCTGGATAAAATGACATTCAAAGCAGTCGGTGAAGGGAGCTGGGGAAAAAGAGTAGGGGTTCTAATAGAAAATGCATCAAGTGATCCTCAAAATCTAAAACCGGATGGCGAGAAAGTTTTTAAGCTTACTGTTGCGTATTGGAGATCCGAAAATCTACCCAAAGATTTTTCGAAACCGGATAATGATGGTGAAAGAAAAAAGAAATTGATTCAAATTATGGAAAAAGTAGATCTAATTGAAGTTTTTGATGAACTCTCTGAGGATAAAAATTCACAAGATCATTACCTTAAAAAACTGAGCGATCCATTGAAAAATATCTCAAATCTTATCCTTATAGATAAAGACAGCTCTGGAAGACCGGCGAATACCGAAGGCTCTTTCTTTGAACTTCTAACCGAGAACGGTGAGAATGGAGAGGAACAACTAAGTTGTGATGATATAAGCGGTGATCCTAACGCAAAGCCTGGAAAAAGACGAGGTCTCACAGCTTTCACCGAAATCGATGATATTTCGATTGTGTATGTCCCTGATATACACTTATTAGATGAGGAGGGAAGAAATGCACTGCGTGATAATATTCTTACACATTGTGAAACCATGAAGGATAGATTTGCTATTCTTGATATCTACGAAAACGAAACCGATATTGGTAGCTTGATGATAGAAAGACCTTCTAAATACGGAGCTTTATACTATCCCTGGATCAAAATATATGACCCTCTGACCAAGAAGCAGACAAGCAAACCCCCTGGCGGATATATAGCTGGGATATATGCGCGAAGTGACACAGAAAGAGGAGTACATAAAGCTCCAGCCAACGAGCTCGTAAGAGGAGCTATGGACCTCGAATTTCAGATCACCAAGCAGGAACAGGGGATTCTTAATCCAAGAGGGATCAATGTAATCCGTAGCTTCCCAGGAAGGGGAATTTTGGTTTGGGGGGCAAGGACTTGCATTGTTGATGCACTCTGGAAATATATCAATGTCCGCCGTCTGTTCATATTCATAGAAAAATCTATTGAAAGAGGCACTCAGTGGGCTGTCTTTGAGCCTAATAACGAAAAGCTCTGGGCAAGAGTAAAGGCAACTATAACTCAATTTCTCACAACGGTTTGGAAAGATGGCGCCCTTATGGGGACAAAACCCGAAGAAGCTTTTTTTGTTAAGTGCGACCGGTCCACTATGACTCAGGACGACATCGACAATGGAAGGCTGATCTGTATTATTGGCATCGCTCCAGTAAAACCTGCAGAGTTCGTAATATTCCGCATAGCTCAGTGGGCAGGTGGAAGTGCAGCTACCGAATAA
- a CDS encoding phage tail protein — protein sequence MVRQDPYRQFRFRVEIDGISQAGFSDCTFADTTTDSVEYREGDEPPVLRKLSCLTKYGNITLKWGITDSMDLYKWRQQVIDTGAEGARKNMSIILIDEAGSDKARWDIVRAWPSKYDPADFSAKGNEVAIESLEITHEGFKRVS from the coding sequence ATGGTTAGACAGGACCCGTACAGACAATTCAGGTTCAGGGTTGAAATTGATGGGATAAGCCAGGCAGGTTTCAGTGACTGTACGTTTGCAGACACGACTACCGACTCTGTGGAGTACAGAGAAGGAGACGAACCCCCGGTCCTTCGCAAACTCTCATGCTTGACCAAATATGGAAACATTACCCTGAAGTGGGGTATTACGGATTCAATGGACCTATATAAATGGAGACAGCAGGTTATAGATACCGGGGCTGAAGGGGCCCGGAAAAATATGTCTATAATCCTGATCGATGAGGCTGGAAGTGACAAAGCTCGCTGGGATATTGTAAGGGCCTGGCCAAGCAAATATGATCCTGCAGATTTCAGCGCTAAAGGCAATGAAGTTGCAATCGAATCTCTTGAAATTACGCATGAAGGTTTTAAAAGGGTTTCCTGA
- a CDS encoding DUF6760 family protein has product MYEEVAFIAYHFHWSHEEIMNMEHRDRHRWCEEISKINRRHSGEKERSILEVE; this is encoded by the coding sequence ATTTACGAGGAGGTAGCCTTCATTGCCTACCATTTCCACTGGTCTCATGAAGAGATAATGAATATGGAACATCGGGATCGCCACAGGTGGTGCGAAGAGATCTCAAAAATCAACCGCCGCCATTCAGGTGAAAAAGAGAGGAGTATCCTTGAAGTTGAGTAA
- a CDS encoding phage tail protein, which yields MYTEKKIDPLMSFRFLVEIDGIATAHASEVGGLQIETETELYEEGGVNDFVHQLPKRTKYQHITLKRGITDRDELWGWYQKVISGKFKRKNGAIILMDITGQEKWRWNFQEAYPVKWTGPDLKADSNTVAFEAVELAHNGIKKG from the coding sequence ATGTACACAGAAAAAAAGATAGACCCTCTAATGTCTTTTAGGTTTCTGGTGGAAATAGACGGAATAGCAACAGCCCACGCTTCCGAAGTGGGCGGGCTTCAGATTGAAACCGAGACTGAACTTTACGAAGAGGGGGGTGTCAATGATTTCGTGCATCAACTACCTAAGAGGACAAAATATCAACATATCACCCTCAAACGAGGTATCACAGACCGGGATGAACTGTGGGGATGGTATCAGAAAGTTATCAGTGGGAAATTTAAGCGTAAAAACGGGGCAATCATCCTGATGGATATAACCGGCCAGGAAAAATGGCGCTGGAATTTCCAGGAGGCGTATCCTGTGAAATGGACCGGACCGGACCTTAAAGCTGATAGTAACACAGTGGCTTTTGAGGCCGTTGAACTTGCGCATAATGGAATTAAGAAGGGCTGA
- a CDS encoding LysM peptidoglycan-binding domain-containing protein has translation MTRKDNPLMVVPCLFNPKELTVEKSNQFAEVNIPGLSSPIFQFVRGNARSVTMDLFFDTYEQGTDVRLFTDRITGWDAGSMFSSLPKAAKGLMDIDSDLHAPPVCIFIWGAFIFQCIIERVTKRFTMFLPEGIPVRATLNVTLKEYREVDVQVKEIAFQSTDLTKTWVVTQGDTLWAIAAKEYGNPGDWRLIAERNNIDNPRILNPGQRLIIPVKE, from the coding sequence TTGACAAGAAAAGATAATCCTTTAATGGTAGTTCCCTGCCTGTTCAACCCTAAAGAATTGACTGTCGAAAAAAGTAATCAATTTGCTGAAGTGAATATCCCGGGCCTTTCATCTCCAATATTTCAATTTGTGAGAGGAAATGCAAGATCCGTGACTATGGATTTGTTTTTCGATACATATGAACAAGGGACAGATGTACGTTTATTCACTGATAGGATTACAGGCTGGGATGCAGGAAGCATGTTCAGCAGTCTGCCCAAAGCAGCAAAAGGCCTGATGGATATAGATTCTGATCTGCATGCTCCTCCGGTTTGCATTTTTATCTGGGGGGCTTTTATTTTCCAGTGCATCATTGAAAGGGTTACCAAAAGGTTTACGATGTTCCTTCCGGAAGGGATTCCGGTAAGAGCAACGCTAAACGTTACTCTGAAGGAATATCGGGAAGTAGATGTACAGGTCAAAGAAATTGCTTTTCAATCGACTGATCTGACAAAAACCTGGGTAGTTACCCAGGGGGATACTCTGTGGGCAATAGCGGCTAAAGAGTATGGAAATCCAGGGGACTGGAGACTGATTGCTGAAAGGAACAATATTGATAATCCCCGCATCCTGAACCCTGGTCAGAGGCTTATTATCCCGGTAAAGGAGTGA